TGCATGACACGAAGCTTAGTACGTACCTTCAGTTTGTTTACTTCCATTTTGCTGAGTGTTTTCCTCTTCACCCATCATATTTTCTTCTTCCTCAAGATTCtcacattcatcttcttcactattTTCCCCAttttctttgaggaattcttcaatGGATGTCGATTTACACATTGGGCTTTGTTTTGTCTTCTTCAAGCCACTTCCTTGCCCTGTCCCGGAATTTCCATCGACTTCTATCATTGCCCTTTTCATACGATTCTTGTTTGACCTTGAATCGGCAGTGTCAGCCACCCGTTTCTCCTTAGGTTGCTGCTTTGCACTTGAAGTATTCTGCTTATCATTTCCTTGCTGCTTTGCACTTGAAGAAAGTTGCTGAGACGCAATTGAAGGACGTTTCTGATTCGCACTCGAAGCTTGTTGCTTAGCACTTGAAACTTGTTGCTTAGCGCTTGAAACTTGTTGTTTAGCACTTGAAACTTGTTGCTGCTTTGCACTTCCTTGTTGCTGCTTTGCACTTGCACTTGAAGGATTCTGCTTATCATTTCCTTGTTGCTGCCTGGTCCTTGAATCAACAATTTCAGGCCCTATTTTTTTAGCAAGTTGCTGCCTGGTCCTTGAAGCAATTTCAGGCCCTGTTTTGGGATTCACTTGCTGCATGGTCCTTGAATCAGTACATTCAGCCCCTACTTTTCTGGGAGTTGTCTGCCTTGTCCTCATTTTGGTTGGATAAAACACATCGGCCGAACTATCAATCTTTGAAGCAGCAGTTTCAAACTTAGATAAGTTGAATAGTTCCCTAGATGCAGGCACAAAAGGAGGTCGGATGCCCACTTTACTAGTTCCTTCACGGTTATTATTATTTACCATCTCGCATTTGATATCATACTTCTTAGCCAATTCAGCACTGGATCTAAATAGAGGCAACCGAAAATTGGCGGTAACTTGTTCACCCTTTTGTGCGGCAGCCGTCTTCTTTTGCaagtttgaaaccttcttcattttctgttaacatggaaaatattaaaagaaacaaAGTTTAACCAATCAGCACTAATTTGCAATATTCAAACGGTTAACAATAACTCACAAATTACTGGACATGAagataaattacatatgattcaAAACATAGTGGATTTACAAAAACAGAAATGAAATAGATTCAACACATAGTGGATTTACAAAAACAGAAATGAAATAGATTCAACACATCCAATCAGTTACATCAGAAATTCTAATGATATTGTCATTCTCCTAATGAAAACAGCTCATAAAACCAATACATGAAAAGttcaaatggaaaataaaaaagaaatgtatTACACCAGAAATGAAATAGATTGACATTAGTCCATGAAATCAAATAGGGTATCATCATAATCAAAATCCTCTCCATCACTTTCAGCTTCATTCATTTCATAGGGTGTTTCAGCTATTGTTGCAGGTATGTCTTCCCTAACCCAATTTAATTCACCATCACCATCACTATTTTCTCCACTTTCAGCTTGTAAGTTTGACGGGTCAGCAATGTTAAAGAAATCTCGTGGAACTGTTTGCAGAGCATAATGCCGGTTTGGATCAAAAGGGTCTTGGATATAGTAACATTGATGAACTTGAGAAGGTAGCACAAATGGATCATTCTGATAAATTTTCTTATTGAAACGCACACAAGTAAGTCCGTATTTGTCTTTTTCAACCTCAAACCAATCGCACTTAAACAATACAAAGTTGAAATTTCCATAGTAGTATAACTCAATTATATCAACAATGGTTCCATAATATGTGATGGGTTCTGTCCTAGGATTTCCATCCTTGGAGCTAGCGAAACTTGAAGTTAGTGAAACTAAAGTTACGCCAGAATTTTGAGTTTTGCGATTTGTATCTCGTTTCCTAGTATGGAACCTATATCCATTAATGACATAACCTGGATACCTCTTTGCAACAAAATTAGGACCTCTAGAAAGTTTTTCAAGTTGTAATGGCACATCATCATTCTGGGCACGAGTTTTAAACCATTcactaaattctttactttgagTTTTGGCCTTGGTCCACTTCCTTTTGTTAGTGTTTGAATTAACACTTTGATCATGCTCACTACAAAAGTCAACAAATTATATGTTAACATATCTCTAATCTTAGGATTAGTAGATAAATACATAGGAGGACAAATAGTTATTGTACTACCTGATGTAAATTTGAACTTCATTGCAATTGAATAAGATGTATCGATGGGCATCATCCTTTGATTTCACATCAAGATGAAAGGGTTTGCCTGCCCCCCCTAAAGGACGACCGGCAGTTGTAAAGTAATCATCTGGATCTGTTTCAAGTGAATCGGTAACATCATAATTCCGACTCTTCCTATTAAACCTTGTATCTACATTGCTATGCAAATACCTTGAGCAAAATGTTATAGCTTCTTCAGCCAGATACCCCTTGGCAATAGAACCTTCAGGATAAGCTCTATTGCGGACATAGTTCTTAAGTTTACACAAGTATCTTTCGGTGGGATACATCCATCGAAATTGAACAGGACCACCCAATCTAACTTCATTTACAAGGTGAATAGGCaagtgaaccattatgtcaaagaaACTTGGAGGAAATATCATCTCCAACTGACAAAGTATCTCTGCAATCTCATTTTCTAGGTAATCTAAATCTTCCACTTGTATAACTTTCTGACATAGAGAGCGGAAAAAGGAACCAAGACGAATTAGTGGGGTTGCCACCTCCTTGGGCATTGTGCTTCTTACTGCGATTTGCAACAAATAGTGTAACATGAAATGCGCATCATGGCTCTTGTAACCAGATATTTTTTTGTCACCAACTTGTAcacattttgaaatatttgatgcAGTCCCATCTGGTAACTTGGCAGCCTTTATAACTCCACAAAAAATTGACTTCTCGTGCGGAGTCATTGAGAAACACGCTTTTGCAAACTCTGAACGTCCTCCACCAATCTCCCTTGGATGAAGTTTTTCTCTAATTCCCATTTCTTGCAAATCATAACGGGCTTTAATATGATCTTTTGTCTTCCCCATGATGTCCAAAAGAGTTCCAACAATACTATCAAATATGTTTTTTTCAATGTGCATTACATCTAAGTTATGGCGCAATGTATTTTGAGCCCAGTAAGGcaactaaaaaaaaattgacctcttcttccacgggccatcaactttcttctttttcttcccaAATTCATTATTGAAATCTTTTAAGAGTTCAAGAATTTCAGCCCGTTTAACATGGATGGTGCAGTTCTATGTTCTTCTTCTCCGTTAAATGATTTGACATCGTCTCTCCAAGAATGAGTTCTTGGTAAAAAGGTACGGTGGTCCATATAACACATCTTATGACTGTGTTTGAGGTATAACGAATTGGTGTTAGATTTACAACAAGCACACGCCAATTTTCCTTTGGTGCTCCATCCCGACAACATAGCATAAGCAGGGTAGTCACTAATTGTCCACAGAAGAGCTGCACGcatttgaaaagtttgattcaTTGAAGAATCATATGTCTCTATGCCGGATTCCCATAACTCCTTTAGCTCCTCTATCAGTGGTTGGAGGTAAACATCGATATCGTTGCCTGGAGATTTTGGTCCAGGAATCAACAATGACAACATTGTATATTCAGGTTTCATGGACAGCCAAGGTGGTGTGTTGTATACCATCATCAAGACAGGCCATGTACTATGAGATAAGCTCATGGTCCTAAATGGATTAAACCCATCACTCGTTAAGCCAAGTGTTACATTGCGGGACTCACTAGAAAAATCTGGATGGAGCTCATCAAAGTCCTTCCACGCTTTACCGTCAGCAGGATGCCTCAATTTTCCATCCTTTGAGCGCTCTTCTTCATGCCATCTCATTGACTCAGCTGTCTTTGAACACATGAACAACCTTTGTAGTCTAGGAATCAACGGAAAGTGCCTCAAAACTTTTGCAGGAACTCTACAGTCATTTTTGGGTTGCTCAGACTCGCATCCTTCAGTTGCAGCATTTTGTTTCCACCGTGAAGCTTCACAAATAGTGCAAGAATTGTCCTTTTCATGCTCCTTCCAAAATAGCATGCAATCATTTGGGCATGCATCTATCTTCTTATAATCAAGGCCTAAACCACTTatcatggcttttgtcttgtaaaATGATTCCGGAATGTTCAAATCAGGCATTGCTTCTTTCAATAATTCTAATAGGGCAGTGAATGACGTATTGCTCCAGCCGTGGAGACATTTCAACAGGTAGAGTCGAATCGTGAATGATAACGAAGAGAAGTCTTTGCATCCAGGGTACAGTTCTTGTTCCGCCTCTTTAATCAAACTGTAAAATGTTCTAGCCTCGTCATTGGGACCTTCATCAACTCCGTGTGCTTCTGCCCTATCTCCATATATGTCATGCAATAAGCCAGGAATGTCATCATGTGATCCATCTTGATCTTCCATCCCATCACCAATTTCCATAGACCTTTGTAGTTTCTCCCCATGGTGCACCCAAACGTCATAACCGTCTAGAAAACCTTTGGCTATTAGGTGATCCCTAATAATATCCCTGGTTTTCCAATATATATTTTTACACTTAGCACAAGGGCATAGAAGTTCACCTCCTTGAGGACTTCCTTTAGTGAAGGCAAAGTCTAAAAATCGAGTAACACCGTTGATGTACTCTTGACTAAACCACGGTAATTTAGTCCACTCTTTGTCCATCGCTTGATAatctatatatttgaaacacaacacataacacattcaaaacacataacacattcaaaactgaattcatataaaaaaatgcactaacagtACCAAAACATGTGCTGAGCAACCAAAAAATTACTGGGACAGAATTATTGTATATAAATGGAATTACTGGGACAGAATCTTTGCAAGAATTATTGTATATACATTATATACCTAATATACAACTAATTAGGTAAGAAAAGCACTAACATGATTACTgatttataaaattcatttttagacGGCAACGGAATTATATAATCATATACATATGAATCAAAACATTCCATGAGATATACTACCACGTATTAAAATTTATATGGTGAAGCCTAAAAGAACACAAATTGTTACCTTAAAACAGAGAAATGGAGTCACACACAAATAAAATGCAGTTGTCGCTTTCCTTCGTCTCCTTTGAGGGAATTGAGCTGTATCAATaacaaaaagaaatcaataaCCACACTGCAGCTATGCTATGCAACTTAATAATACACAAAATTAGATTTATAAAATTCATAACAGAGTCACACAAATTCATAACAGATTTATAAAATCAATAGCCCTGTGTTTGAAACAAACAAATGCTGCCTTTTAAGTAACCTTCAGTAGCAGTTACACACAAATactagaaggaggatttcatgttttttataatattttctttctctttctgctaCATTTACTAAATATGCATAAGAAACTTCCACAGCTTCATGATTTTTAGTTTACATACTGATAGAAACTTAAAGTATGTAAACTGAATGGCTACTTAAGAGCAAGAAGTGTACATACAATAGCacagactatatatatatatatatatcagatacCGAAACTTAAAGTAGACATTTCAATAATTGAATTATTCTACGccaaataaaaacaacaactaaTTACAACATAAGCAACACTTCCTTACGAGATGCACAAACATTAATAGGACCCAATATAAGTTGATGCAAGAAAATTTAAGAAACAAACTACTAAGTAGTAGCATGAACAGCAGCCACAATAGTAGTGGCACATCAGTTCATCAAATCAAGTCACTAAAACATACAATCAGTTTTAACATTGAATCCTAAAGTTATATATGTATTGTGGATTGAAAGTAGTTACTAGTTAGTCCCAAATCCCAAGCCAAGAATCAGTTATATCATTCTAGCAAGATTAGTTTTGCCAAAAAATCACTTTTCTACTTAAAGGTCATCAAACACAAATCATTCCGCTACAAAGTACATGTCAAAATCAACTCTAGCAAGATCTAATCCAACACAGAGGAAAGCAGCAGCAAACACAAATCTAAGTGAGCTCAGAAACAAGTTAGAACACTGACCTTAGTGCCAAAAGGACCTTCTGGATGATCTGTTTCAAGAATATTCCTCccctaaacaaacaaacaaaaaatacataattaCAAACTTCCTTCAAATGAATAATCTATAGTATATTGCAGCATAATAGAGTTTCAGAGTAAAATTCATAAATTATCATACACATACACATATCATAATAACAAGAATTTCTTCTAATAAtcacaagaaattcaattcaattcatgaTATTAAGCATAACTAGCATTCTGATTTCGTCCCAAACAGAAAATCAATTTTAGATTTAACAATACTAACAGTCAAATAACGGAAATAGCAGTTATAACTTGAATCTAACATACTTTCTCAACCTAAAATCCAGATCAGTTTTCAACCCTAACAAAATCTAACCTAAATCACCATAACAAAATCTAACATAAACTCAGTGCCTCTCTCAGTTTCAAATCACCATAACAAAATCTaacataaataacaacaacaGATATAACAATGcagagattaggtcaaaatgaagcCCTCAGtagattaggtcaaaacaaaacatgcataaaatcacactatccaaacatcagtagtagaatttttttaaacatagattaggtcaaaaagaAACCCTACCGTATTAGCCTCCAGAAGCTTTGGTACCTCACTGTTAGCTGAAGGTTTCGTTTTgaagtatttatccttcgaagaggtagaaaatcgaaggaaagatggttactgatggccatcccttaaaaataaaagaatgactactgatggtcatgcttcgagagtaaatatttctaagttcactatgaagataatgaatactgaaagctagtgaaaagtatgtatcttcggggacttagacgaatttgtaaatatattcaagtattactacttagcgtgttttttcgtagtgtttgtttaatacactgccacgcgtcgaagatagactcaggcgggaagatttgaaattcgaagacggtttcgtaactgtccaagtaacagatggcatcgctaggagtttttatgagaaacgtggcagcagattagtataagaccgttaaggtcgaaactagtataaataggagtcttaatgttaggattccgtgtgttcattttatacaaatcactcacatatttactcaagtatcaagcgttaagagaaagagttcgctgagaaaatgtacgtatgacaccaccattttaatacatgtgtattatcttttatttttatcttccagaattactgcatttcgtttacttcttgccatttacatttttgtatctttactttaacgtcatttactttcgaattactttcatgctatttactttcaaagtcttttacatttctgcagtttaagattctttacgtttcaatagtccttttaattttctatgttatgttgcttatctttccattgaagtcacatttatatataacaaagtgattgtcaagactatttgttctttaatcgaacaacgcttattgaagaagacaaataatgaatatagtttgaataaacattgataacaatcttcttgactatgtgtcctaggatcaatctagtcgatcctgcaagtaaccaaatcatatttattatagtttggaagactagcggttgtttaccggaaatcaccgtaaacaaattggcacgcccagtgggacagtgtcgagCAGATTATTTTAATCaagtgctttatttttgtctagacaatatcaagatcttgtatgaaccttaggaacggtaaattaaagaacagtgcacaaccgattcccaaacgaaggtacaacaagaaaatggtcgttacggccagtgcagggggtgatcaagatcccccacaaggttcaggatcaggagcggcaaattcgacttctactcaagcgacacgagatgcaacgggtccaaatggatcgagacctgcagataattcccaggctttgcctgaaaataatacagggccttcagggactattccagtttcagtgtcgacaaccgcaccctcatccacaagcgcagaggacgtattgtttgcctcgacaaatgctgcaaataatttgcatggtcaaggcacgaattctgctttcgaatggaggccaaacaGTTCATATGggatgccatacccatatggaacaggcgtacgaggggcaggatctatatatgccccaactaacaatgcgacattttcaccgaatgttagttcagtgggtcgaagtgcacataacactggtttctctacccaggtgcctcactttaccacaaataaccaagcagcatttcgataagaaatggatgcaagcaaccatgatatggtaggggttttggccagagaactgacttcagttttaagcccactaatggcaaatgttactactacaaatagagaaaacatggagactttccaaaagatatcatctcaaatgaatcgaatggcagaattcatgggaataacgccacctaaaaggaaagacaaacagccttcgaatcaagaagagaggcccattttagaacgtgtacaagacatagtcccgtcatctaggacagccactagggatgtaggcccctcacgaagaacagagatgttcgaaggaactccaataattaacttagaagcttcgaatcaaagaaccgtccccgttcgacaagaaacggaggaggagcgacccagattaaggattgtgggtaggaacgaacacccagatgaggttgttcaaagagtcagaagagaaaatctggctacagaaaataacttaactgccatgatagaaagggttatggccaataatggccttagtactggacttagacgtccaaattatacatccactatatcagattatatcatgcagacagaattgcctaagggcactaaggtacccaaatttacaaaattttcaggtgaaactaatgagtcaacggtggaacatattgctagatatttgacagaagcaggagacttagcgggaaacgaggatttaaggatcaagtatttccctagttcgctgacaaaaaatgccttcatttggtttactactttgccaccaaattcgatagatgcatgggcatacttggaaagactttttcatgagcaattctacatgggtcaaactaagataagtttgaaagaattggccagtgttaaaagaaaattcacagaaacaattgatgattatttaaataggttccgtctgttgaaatcaaggtgttttacaacagtcccagagcatgaacttgttgaaatggctgcaggtggtctagattattcaataagaaagaaactagatacccaataccttagggacatggcccaattagcagatagggttcgacaagtcgaacggctgaaggcagaaaaagttagggcgaataaaagttataagaaagagagagtagcgtacgtcgaagccgaggacgctgatgatgagtctttcaatgactcgtatagccctgaagaagtcgaaatagacctagctgaattgaaagaggcgccaccttacgcctgcaaattgctaaatcctgccaatggaaaaaacccagtagaaaacgataagaatgataggttccctaagaaaacttatacattcgacattaccaagtgtgatgaaatatttgatttattggtaaaagatggccaaatgatactacctccaaattcaaaaactcctccgttggaacaacggaagaaaagaggtttttgtaaatatcatgggtttttaggccataaaacttctcaatgttttcttttcagggatctaattcaaaatgctctcaatgatggaaggttgaagtttgctgacaagaccaagagtcatatgagggtcgataccaatcccctaaacattgctgacgctagcctctgcgaggtagaagatatcaacatggtggaggcttctgaagtcgaagtggtggagactaaagcaatgttcaatggaaagcaggctactgaaaccctaaaaggtgaaatagtcttcaacactgttgttgaagaatctcccaagacagaaataactgaagaaaacagtgaggccactgaagacctcgggatgaatgatccgctgtcgcgcgcgggtcaaaaacgagttaattgcAAAATTGTAGTACGACGGTAAggtaactcgaatatcgtctctcaaggattcttaattattactaactgaaatcgaaattgggggggggggttggtttggtggtcgaattacagaaaaaaagtgcttaaaataagtgattctgaaaataagttgttttgaaataagtgattataaagcAAACAGATCCACTGACTCGGTTCTTACTTATCATCGATTGCTAATATTACAATTCCCTAAGCGGATTTTCTATCCTATTTGATTACAATATCAATCAACAAGCGTGATTGATACTATGAGAAACATGTTCCTATTGCCGGATTAAGCATACGGTTATGAATAGCGCAAATTAACAATTAAGCAAAGTTAACAGCGATTAAAATTGGGAACACgaatcaatcaaattaaatcaacaatgttatatgataatcgaattaagcaaacaagaatcTTATAGCataattgaaaggaatagaaatcAAATTGTAAATATTATAACAATCTCAAAGTTTGAAACCTGAGTACAGTGAATCCGTAAGAAGGTGTTTAGTTCTCCATGAATTCGTTAAAGCTTTCAAAATCGTGAATGGAAGATCCCCCCTgaacagtaccgcggctgctaccctaaggggaaagagtgCAACCAGTTTTACAAtctaactgggtcaaacatacgacccaggcccaaaactaaatgacccgaaacttaactaaaactagtgctgcaacttcaacgaattttctggctcttctacagtccgattctgacttcggctccaacataagaattgtagctctttctcttagctttccggcgatttttagaacgcctcaatcggactcttgGAACtctagatatgatcgtttccgtgcagactgttaaagctgaaaattaaatacgaaaatcaaataacaataaaaataaattaaaatataaaaacattataaaatacaaaaataagacaagcaaaccatggaaatgtataagtacaaccgtagaggaatgtgcatcaaaatgcactgatcaaattcccccacacttgaacttttgcactccgagcaaaatgaaaaacaaaacaaagaaaacacaaaTACATCATCAGTtattcatcctaggctacaaatcttcttcgggtaagtttgcatcgacaggtacgaATCTAGCATATTAAGGACattgtaagaacactaaccacagttatgcagacataagcctcctaaatacacaaaccaattcaaatcatattattataccatagcctaacttactcatccttttgctctttttcattcaggcgcaatcacattaagcccgttatctccacacacttatagcaagacgaccggttagtgactctgatccttttgcacggggttctggtacttgcgtggcataaccctttgcttactcaaatgtagttgcgggggatcggaccgtaatcctccctaccaagttcagcaccagaaaccgctgaaccaactaacaaagagttttgaaaacttttttttgaagattacacaaccgttgggttaagtgaccgggtgagggtcaccaaacttagaaggtgtattaccttttccttattttttttcttttttttttgttggaacattcacttatattcatcggcttccctgcgtaaagtgtgtgagagatggtgccgactgctgaaataaactactcaagagctgtcaaagaatgagaaattaaggctaaaacataataacaaattcaaatcaatttccatatgccgGAGAATTACGGTGTTAGAacaataccgatcttgtgaatttttcccaagtctccgcaaactcgactcaaatcagtctgtagccttaaactttcaaaacgatgcatatttatttttttatttttaaactgaaaacaaaacaaaacaaagaacaaaagaaattcaaaaaaaaataaatgattccctcccccacacttaaaacaagcattgtcctcaatgaaaagaaCTCAAATATAAAGTAAGAgtgggagaaaggaaagaacacacccgagtattcaaggaggatatgtgatTGCATAAACAGCCTTTGCTAGTGAAGCCTCTTTTACAATCTCTCCTTCCAAAGTAGGGCTCTCATGGAATAGCCTAATACGGTGTACATTGAccttgaaatttattttagttccttctccttttattccaggatcaaagaacaaTCTCCGAAAAGTAAAAGTGTTGAATCCGCACGTGAAAGTGATGCCATTTATCACAACATCAAAGATCAATGGATGAAAGGGCTGCCTCACTAATTTTTCTTCATCTGAAAGTGAGATCTTATGGTCATTACATGATGGAATAATATCAAGAATGTCAATCAAAGTCCATCCAATTCCATTTCTATGTTTCTTCAATGATTTCTCTTCATTCTCAAATTCAGTCtttgatgaataatttaaatCTTCAGGAAGTAGTGCAGACTCTaaagaaggtggttgttcaacgGATGGTGTGTTTTGGGCAGCCGAGATTTCAAGTTCAACGGCATAAACAACTTCATCGACAACTTCACCTTTAGGAAAAATGTCACCCTGCAAGGCATCATTAATCTCAGCACAAACAACACACACGTTAGTGTCAGTGCAATCAGAAcacgagtaaacatcatcaaaaccagaaaaagatggaaaattgACAGCTGCAAACAAATCATTATAAGTGTCATCAACAATTTCAGAATCAAGTTTAGGAATGGACTTAACCACCTCTTTATTTTTTTCTGGTGTTGGTTCAACTGATTCAACACTCTTTTCGAAACTCAAGGAAATCACACTTACATTAGGACCTTTTGGATTCACTACTTTTTGGGAAAgtagttggtttgatccttgagcttgttgcatgacattcatcaaagtggcaagctgtccaatttgtgtttgcaacgtttgaagagtagaatctatttgttgttgatactggagattatttgcagccatttgtttgacaatatcctctagtgaaggtctgGAAGATGCAAAAGTTGTAACTTGGGGAGGGAAGAATCTTTCTAAGAACACTTTtttgagatcattccagcttGTAACAGAATTCGGCTCAAGGTAGTATAACCAATCTTTTGCAGCACCTTGAAGTGAGAACGGGAAGACTCTAAGCTTGATATGGTCTTCTGTTATTCCTTTAGGTCTCAATAGTGTAGAACAAACAATCTGGAATTCTTTCAGATGCttatgtggatcctcacctgcaagaccactaaacctaggcaacaaatgtgttaaaccatattccaattcaaaaggtgcatcacccGTAGGATAGTCAacacataaaccattatagttcacactAGGGACAACCAACTGCGTtagtgttctttgttcagccatgggttcaacaaacaccgaaataccgattatgtcccatacatgcagaaacgaatagaaagaataaaaacgattaaaataaattcagaaaaatataaaaacacgaaaattaatctaattaagacaaataagaattttgagaattttttttgatttttttgactctatgaaaacagtaaaaaattcattaaaaatagaaaaacgatgaatttggca
The Vicia villosa cultivar HV-30 ecotype Madison, WI linkage group LG6, Vvil1.0, whole genome shotgun sequence genome window above contains:
- the LOC131614528 gene encoding uncharacterized protein LOC131614528, with amino-acid sequence MEDQDGSHDDIPGLLHDIYGDRAEAHGVDEGPNDEARTFYSLIKEAEQELYPGCKDFSSLSFTIRLYLLKCLHGWSNTSFTALLELLKEAMPDLNIPESFYKTKAMISGLGLDYKKIDACPNDCMLFWKEHEKDNSCTICEASRWKQNAATEGCESEQPKNDCRVPAKVLRHFPLIPRLQRLFMCSKTAESMRWHEEERSKDGKLRHPADGKAWKDFDELHPDFSSESRNVTLGLTSDGFNPFRTMSLSHSTWPVLMMVYNTPPWLSMKPEYTMLSLLIPGPKSPGNDIDVYLQPLIEELKELWESGIETYDSSMNQTFQMRAALLWTISDYPAYAMLSGWSTKGKLACACCKSNTNSLYLKHSHKMCYMDHRTFLPRTHSWRDDVKSFNGEEEHRTAPSMLNGLKFLNS